A stretch of Tripterygium wilfordii isolate XIE 37 chromosome 11, ASM1340144v1, whole genome shotgun sequence DNA encodes these proteins:
- the LOC120008882 gene encoding alpha-mannosidase 2, with translation MAFSTRRGAVSGWANRLLPTSSAAKSKVPSSRKSRKRTVLINFFFANFVLIALSVSVLFLLTILLFGVPKPLSSPFKSHHSRVVNHRKPISRKPISDLNSSGAVVDITTKNLYDKIDFLDEDGGPWKQGWIVNYKGDEWDGEKLKVFVVPHSHNDPGWKLTVEEYYDQQSRHILDTIVETLSKDTRRKFIWEEMSYLERWWRDASEDKRESFSNLVKNGQLEIVGGGWVMNDEANSHFYAIIEQITEGNLWLNETVGYVAKNSWSIDPFGYSPTMAYLLRRMGFENMLIQRTHYEVKKELARSKNLEYIWRQSWDAEETTDIFVHMMPFYSYDIPHTCGPEPAICCQFDFARMRSFLYELCPWGQHPVEINQKNVQERALKLLDQYKKKSTLYRTNTLLIPLGDDFRYVNVEEAEAQFRNYQVLFDYINSNPSLNAEAKFGTLDDYFRTLHEEADRINYSLPGEIGSGQVGGFPSLSGDFFTYADRQQDYWSGYYVSRPFFKAVDRVLEHTLRSTEMMLALLLGYCQRAQCEKLPIGFSYKLTAARRNLALFQHHDGVTGTAKDHVVKDYGSRMHISLQDLQIFMSKAIEVLLGIRHEKSDQNPAQFEPAQVRSKYDVQPVHKAISAREGTSQAVILFNPLEQTREEVVMVVVNRPDITVLKSNWTCVQSQVSPELRHDKSKIFTGRHRVHWKASVPPLGLQMYYIVNGFVGCEKAKPVKLKYFSKSNSFSCPAPYACSKIDTAETEIENQHQILTFDVGLGLLQKVRHKDASQIVVGEELGMYSSSGSGAYLFKPNGDAQPIVETGGQMVISQGPLMQEVFSYPKTAWEKSPISHCTRIYNGGNSIQEFLIEKEYHVELLGQDFNDRELIVRYKTDVDNRRIFYSDLNGFQMSRRETYDKIPLQGNYYPMPSLAFMQGSNGQRFSVHSRQSLGVASLKDGWLEIMLDRRLLADDGRGLGQGVMDNRPMNVVFHILMESNISSSSNPFLSHLPLSPSLLSHCVGAHLNYPLHAFIAKKPQDVSVQVPSRSFSPLAASLPCDMHIVNFKVPFPSKYSQQPLEDSRFVIIFQRRQWDSSYHQKGRSQCTRVVDEPLNLFNMFKGLAVLNVKATSLNLLREDTEMLGYSDQLEDVAQDGQVLISPMEIQAYKLELRPHQ, from the exons ATGGCCTTCTCCACTCGCCGTGGAGCGGTCTCCGGCTGGGCCAACCGTCTCCTCCCAACCTCCTCCGCTGCCAAATCAAAGGTTCCATCTTCCCGAAAGTCACGCAAACGGACTGTCCTGATCAACTTTTTCTTCGCTAACTTCGTATTAATCGCGCTTTCAGTGTCAGTTCTCTTCCTCCTCACTATACTCCTCTTCGGCGTCCCCAAGCCTCTGTCTTCCCCTTTTAAATCCCATCATTCTCGTGTTGTTAATCACCGAAAACCCATCTCGAGAAAACCCATATCGGATCTCAATTCTTCGGGGGCTGTGGTTGACATAACCACCAAAAACTTGTATGATAAGATTGACTTCTTGGATGAGGATGGTGGGCCGTGGAAACAAGGTTGGATAGTTAATTACAAAGGGGACGAGTGGGATGGCGAGAAACTCAAGGTCTTTGTCGTACCGCACTCGCATAACGATCCTGGTTGGAAGCTCACTGTGGAGGAGTACTATGACCAGCAATCCAGGCACATACTTGATACCATCGTCGAGACGCTCTCTAAG GATACTCGGCGGAAGTTCATATGGGAAGAGATGTCTTATCTGGAGCGATGGTGGAGAGATGCCTCTGAAGATAAAAGGGAATCATTTTCCAATTTAGTGAAGAATGGGCAGCTAGAAATTGTTGGAGGTGGTTGGGTGATGAACGATGAG GCAAATTCGCATTTTTATGCCATAATTGAGCAG ATAACAGAAGGGAATTTATGGTTGAATGAAACTGTTGGCTATGTCGCAAAAAATTCTTGGTCTATAGATCCATTTGGTTATTCACCTACCATGGCATATCTTCTCCGTCGTATGGGTTTTGAAAACATGCTCATTCAGAGGACCCACTATGAGGTGAAAAAGGAACTTGCTCGAAGTAAGAATTTGGAATACATATGGCGTCAAAGTTGGGATGCTGAGGAAACTACTGATATATTTGTGCACATGATGCCCTTCTATTCATATGATATACCACATACTTGTGGGCCAGAGCCTGCTATTTGCTGTCAGTTTGACTTTGCTCGAATGCGTAGCTTTTTATATGAGCTCTGCCCATGGGGACAACATCCGGTAGAAATCAATCAGAAAAATGTGCAGGAGAGAGCTCTAAAGCTTCTTGATCAATATAAGAAGAAATCAACTCTTTATCGTACAAATACACTCCTGATTCCTCTTGGAGATGATTTCCGCTATGTAAACGTCGAAGAAGCAGAAGCGCAGTTTAGAAATTACCAAGTGCTGTTCGATTATATCAACTCTAACCCTAGCTTAAATGCTGAGGCGAAGTTTGGTACTTTGGATGACTATTTCCGTACTCTTCATGAAGAAGCTGACAGAATAAATTACTCTCTTCCTGGTGAGATTGGCTCTGGTCAGGTTGGAGGTTTTCCTTCCCTATCTGGAGATTTCTTTACGTATGCAGATAGGCAACAAGACTACTGGAGTGGCTATTATGTTTCAAGGCCTTTCTTCAAGGCTGTTGATCGGGTGCTAGAGCACACCCTTCGTTCAACGGAAATGATGTTAGCTTTGTTACTTGGATATTGTCAGAGAGCACAATGTGAGAAGTTACCCATTGGGTTCTCTTACAAGTTAACAGCTGCAAGAAGGAATTTAGCTCTTTTTCAGCATCATGATGGTGTGACTGGTACTGCTAAGGATCATGTTGTTAAAGACTATGGAAGTCGGATGCATATATCTCTACAGGACTTGCAGATATTTATGTCTAAAGCTATTGAAGTACTGCTTGGAATCCGACATGAAAAATCTGATCAGAACCCAGCCCAATTTGAGCCAGCCCAGGTGAGATCAAAATATGATGTTCAGCCAGTGCATAAAGCAATCAGTGCTCGTGAAGGAACTTCACAAGCAGTTATCCTATTTAATCCTCTCGAGCAAACCAGAGAAGAGGTGGTGATGGTGGTTGTTAATAGGCCTGatattactgttttgaaatcCAACTGGACTTGTGTTCAAAGCCAAGTATCACCTGAATTAAGGCATGATAAAAGCAAGATTTTTACTGGTAGGCACCGTGTCCACTGGAAAGCTTCAGTACCCCCTTTGGGATTGCAAATGTATTACATTGTCAATGGCTTTGTTGGATGTGAGAAAGCCAAACCAGTGAAACTAAAATATTTCTCAAAGTCTAATTCGTTTTCTTGCCCAGCTCCATATGCCTGTTCCAAAATAGACACGGCTGAGACTGAAATCGAAAATCAACATCAGATTCTCACATTTGATGTTGGGCTTGGTTTGCTGCAGAAAGTAAGGCACAAAGATGCTTCCCAAATTGTTGTGGGTGAAGAATTAGGGATGTACTCTAGCTCGGGAAGTGGGGCTTATTTATTCAAGCCTAATGGTGATGCCCAACCTATTGTTGAGACTGGTGGACAGATGGTCATCTCTCAGGGCCCTTTGATGCAGGAGGTTTTCTCTTACCCAAAGACGGCATGGGAGAAATCACCAATCTCCCATTGTACTCGGATTTATAATGGAGGTAATTCCATACAGGAGTTTCTAATTGAGAAGGAATATCACGTTGAGCTCCTTGGCCAGGATTTCAACGACAGAGAATTGATAGTTAGATACAAGACAGATGTGGATAATAGAAGGATATTTTATTCTGATTTAAATGGCTTCCAGATGAGCCGGAGGGAAACCTATGATAAGATTCCATTGCAAGGAAATTACTACCCTATGCCATCTCTTGCATTCATGCAAGGATCCAATGGTCAGCGTTTTTCTGTCCATTCCCGACAGTCACTGGGTGTGGCAAGCCTTAAAGATGGATGGTTAGAGATTATGCTTGACCGCCGTTTGTTAGCAGATGATGGACGTGGTCTTGGCCAAGGTGTGATGGATAACCGTCCAATGAATGTAGTATTCCATATCCTAATGGAATCCAACATCTCTTCATCTTCCAACCCTTTTTTGAGTCATCTTCCTTTAAGCCCCTCCCTTCTTTCGCATTGTGTTGGTGCTCACTTGAATTATCCATTACATGCTTTCATTGCCAAGAAGCCACAGGATGTGTCTGTGCAGGTGCCCTCAAGGTCATTCTCTCCCTTAGCTGCTTCCTTACCATGTGACATGCATATTGTGAACTTTAAGGTTCCTTTCCCGTCAAAATATTCTCAGCAGCCACTCGAAGATTCTAGGTTCGTCATAATCTTCCAAAGACGACAATGGGATTCTTCATACCATCAGAAGGGAAGATCTCAATGCACTAGGGTTGTGGATGAGCCTTTAAATTTGTTCAACATGTTCAAGGGGTTGGCAGTGCTGAATGTTAAAGCAACTTCTTTAAATCTTCTTCGTGAAGACACGGAGATGCTTGGGTACAGTGACCAGTTAGAAGATGTTGCTCAAGATGGACAAGTACTCATCTCTCCAATGGAAATACAAGCATACAAGTTAGAGTTGCGGCCTCACCAGTGA
- the LOC120009397 gene encoding uncharacterized protein LOC120009397 — translation MADHRHHHHHHQQHRPNRISVPPRATNPTTLSRQYPLYPYPSSTPTPTPSKNRFTALPSFAASKSSKSSLSFLFLLLFSLRSLYSLLPFLRSAPSFSLFPFSFLVSLLSFFLSLFFSGFLFSSPNTRFLSHKQNQPSLGLSSITQSQHRLLISKSLLVAVVFLLRFQALRYCGTAAMILAEFSGNAAARFLTDGRSGSDRNSKNRFGKLGGFLALFAGLFLLSISWDRINCFPFSSSVVDRWGFSVFPREECVRVWPMLLPFLSGFLGCYERTSVNWGTIRQLGGKRVRLITLFYTTVLLFIPAVLSVFIFEDDGDVVSIWNLGWPLANTVVFGVLMTENFSDDKLASSKDFRREFFVTFICTIVLELIYFPELSLWGLLLCGLLLCYAVRELDPMYLNYVELGMESSESFATSIMKPIRHILSERKSRKIALFLLINTGYMIVEFAAGFMSNSLGLISDACHMLFDCAALAIGLYASYISRLPANNQFNYGRGRFEVLSGYANAVFLVLVGVLIVLESLERILDPQEVSTNSLLTVSIGGLFVNVVGLIFFHEEHHHAHGGSCSHSHSHSHSHSDSCASSHPHHHPQHSHDEGRSIEHHECINVSPECHEKSCSGHDHHHGQHQHVSKRDTKCQSHHDHDHDHGHHHHGHHRHADHSEQVQHRHELHDHSCDHVQHENHNHANHSVDGSSQSSKGLSLTFHEMGNSFGEGEDSQTNGHHGNSKCCSSLENSGFQQKRLPSDRKKLQKHEHHHIDHNMEGIFLHVLADTMGSVGVVISTLLIKYKGWVVADPACSIFISVLIVSSVIPLLRNSAEILLQRVPRAHEQDLKEALNEVMEIKGVCGIQNVHVWSFTNTDVVGTVHLHVLEDTDKSSVKTQVSHILHDAGIKDLTLQVECVKQ, via the coding sequence ATGGCAGatcaccgccaccaccaccaccaccaccaacaacatCGCCCCAATCGAATCTCCGTTCCTCCGCGTGCCACCAATCCGACCACCCTTTCCAGACAATACCCTCTCTATCCTTACCCTTCCTCCACCCCAACACCTACCCCGTCCAAAAACCGGTTCACGGCCCTCCCTTCATTCGCCGCCTCCAAATCTTCCAAATCCTCTCTATCATTTCTCTtcctccttctcttctctctccgtTCCCTCTATTCCCTCCTCCCTTTCCTCCGCTCCGCCCCCTCTTTCTCCCTATTCCCGTTTTCGTTCCTTGTTTCCCTCCTCTCGTTCTTCctctccctcttcttctctggCTTCCTATTCTCGTCTCCAAACACTCGCTTCCTCTCCCACAAACAGAATCAGCCGAGTTTGGGTCTTTCCTCTATAACCCAATCCCAGCACCGGCTGCTCATATCCAAATCCCTCCTGGTTGCTGTTGTTTTCCTTCTCCGGTTCCAAGCCCTCCGTTACTGTGGAACTGCGGCCATGATCCTCGCCGAATTTTCCGGAAATGCCGCCGCGCGGTTCCTTACAGATGGCCGGAGTGGAAGTGATCGGAATTCAAAAAATAGATTTGGTAAGCTTGGTGGATTTCTCGCTTTGTTTGCTGGGTTGTTTTTGTTGTCTATAAGTTGGGATCGGATAAATTGTTTCCCTTTCTCGAGCTCGGTTGTTGATAGATGGGGGTTTTCAGTGTTTCCTAGGGAAGAATGTGTTAGAGTTTGGCCAATGCTGCTTCCGTTTCTATCAGGATTCTTGGGTTGCTATGAGCGTACTTCAGTGAATTGGGGCACAATTAGGCAACTGGGTGGGAAGCGGGTGAGATTGATCACTCTGTTCTATACGACAGTTTTGCTCTTTATACCAGCTGTTTTGAGTGTGTTCATTTTTGAAGATGATGGAGATGTAGTTTCCATATGGAATTTAGGCTGGCCATTAGCTAACACAGTTGTGTTTGGGGTGCTAATGACTGAAAATTTCAGTGATGATAAGTTGGCAAGCTCCAAAGATTTTCGGAGAGAattttttgttacatttatttgTACAATAGTTTTGGAGTTAATTTACTTTCCCGAACTTTCACTTTGGGGGCTATTGCTGTGTGGTTTATTGCTGTGCTATGCAGTTAGGGAATTGGATCCAATGTATCTGAATTATGTCGAATTGGGCATGGAATCTTCAGAGTCATTTGCTACCTCGATAATGAAGCCCATACGCCACATTTTGAGCGAAAGGAAGTCTCGCAAGATCGCGCTTTTCCTATTGATTAACACTGGTTACATGATTGTGGAATTTGCGGCTGGATTCATGAGTAACAGTCTTGGATTAATATCAGATGCATGTCACATGTTGTTTGATTGTGCTGCTTTGGCAATAGGGTTATATGCTTCATATATATCTCGTTTGCCTGCAAACAATCAGTTTAATTATGGTAGGGGAAGGTTTGAGGTTTTGTCAGGATATGCTAATGCTGTTTTCCTGGTTCTCGTGGGGGTTCTGATTGTGCTGGAGTCACTTGAGAGGATTTTGGATCCTCAAGAGGTATCAACTAATAGTTTGTTAACTGTTTCGATTGGAGGCCTTTTTGTGAATGTGGTGGGTTTGATCTTCTTTCATGAGGAACATCATCATGCACATGGTGGGTCATGCTCGcattcacattcacattcacattcacattcaGATTCGTGCGCAAGCTCCCACCCCCATCATCATCCTCAGCATTCACATGATGAGGGAAGAAGTATTGAGCATCATGAATGTATCAATGTTTCCCCTGAATGCCATGAGAAGTCGTGTTCTGGCCATGATCACCACCATGGACAGCATCAACATGTTAGTAAGAGAGATACCAAGTGTCAGAGTCACCATGACCATGACCATGACCATGGTCACCATCATCACGGTCACCATCGTCACGCTGACCACAGCGAGCAGGTTCAACATCGACATGAGCTACATGATCATTCCTGCGATCATGTCCAACATGAAAACCATAATCATGCCAACCATAGTGTCGATGGTTCTTCACAAAGTTCCAAAGGCCTCTCCCTTACATTTCATGAAATGGGAAATTCCTTTGGTGAAGGGGAAGATTCTCAGACCAATGGTCATCATGGAAATTCTAAATGTTGTTCTTCCTTGGAAAATAGTGGTTTCCAACAGAAAAGGCTGCCATCTGATagaaagaaattgcaaaaacatgaaCATCATCACATTGACCACAACATGGAAGGGATCTTCTTGCATGTTCTGGCGGATACCATGGGAAGCGTTGGAGTTGTTATTTCAACCCTACTAATTAAGTACAAGGGATGGGTTGTTGCTGATCCTGCCTGTTCAATATTTATATCTGTTTTGATTGTATCTTCAGTCATTCCATTGCTCAGGAACTCCGCAGAAATTTTGCTTCAGAGAGTTCCTAGGGCTCATGAGCAGGATTTGAAAGAAGCACTAAATGAGGTTATGGAGATAAAGGGGGTATGTGGCATTCAGAATGTTCATGTATGGAGTTTCACAAACACAGACGTTGTGGGGACTGTACATCTTCATGTTTTAGAAGATACTGACAAATCCTCTGTGAAGACACAGGTGTCACACATATTACATGATGCTGGAATCAAGGATTTGACTCTGCAGGTTGAATGTGTGAAGCAATAA
- the LOC120009197 gene encoding mannose-1-phosphate guanyltransferase alpha-like — translation MESSEEKVVAVIMVGGPTKGTRFRPLSFNTPKPLFPLAGQPMVHHPISACKRIPNLAQIFLIGFYEDREFALYVSSISNELRVPVRYLKEDKPHGSAGGLYYFRDLIMEDNPSHIFLLNCDVCCNFPLPDMLDAHKRYGGMGTLLVIKVSAESANQFGELVADTSTKELLHYTEKPETFVSDLINCGVYIFTPDIFRAIEGVSTHRKERANLRRLSSFEALQSSTRTTLPSDFVRLDQDILSPLSGKKQLYTFETINFWEQIKTPGMSLKCSALYLAQFRSTSPHLLANGDGTESPVIIGDVYVHPSAKVHPTAKIGPNVSISANVRVGSGARLISCIVLDDVEIKENAVVLNSIVGWKSSLGKWARIQADGDYNSKLGVTILGEAVTVEDEVVVTNSIILPNKTLNVSVQDEIIL, via the exons ATGGAGAGCTCGGAGGAGAAGGTCGTCGCTGTTATCATGGTGGGTGGACCCACTAAAG GGACACGATTTCGGCCTCTTTCTTTCAATACTCCGAAACCTCTGTTTCCATTGGCTGGGCAGCCTATGGTTCACCATCCCATCTCTGCTTGTAAAAGA aTACCGAATTTGGCTCAAATTTTTCTGATTGGATTTTATGAGGATCGCGAATTTGCATTATATGTCTCTTCTATCTCTAATGAGCTTAGAGTACCAGTAAG atacttgaaagaggacaaacCACATGGTTCGGCTGGTGGGCTCTATTACTTTAGAGATTTGATCATGGAGGACAACCCG TCCCACATTTTTCTGCTGAATTGTGATGTCTGCTGCAATTTTCCACTGCCAGACATGCTTG ATGCGCATAAAAGATATGGTGGGATGGGAACGTTGTTAGTGATAAAG GTTTCTGCCGAGTCAGCCAACCAGTTCGGAGAGTTAGTTGCAGACACAAGCACCAAAGAACTGTTGCATTACACGGAGAAGCCTGAGACTTTT GTGAGTGATCTGATAAACTGTGGTGTTTACATCTTTACGCCGGATATATTTAGAGCCATTGAGGGTGTTTCCACTCATCGGAAAGAAAGAG CAAATCTTCGCCGCTTATCTAGTTTTGAAGCTCTTCAATCTTCAACAAG AACCACCCTTCCTTCAGATTTTGTTCGCTTAGATCAAGATATTTTGTCTCCTCTTTCTGGAAAGAAGCAGTTGTATACATTTGAGACCATCAACTTTTGGGAACAGATAAAGACACCGGG GATGTCTTTAAAATGTTCTGCTCTGTACTTGGCCCAATTTCGGTCTACCTCCCCCCATCTTTTGGCTAATGGAGATGGAACTGAGAGCCCTGTGATCATCGGTGATGTTTATGTTCATCCATCAGCAAAAGTGCATCCAACTGCAAAG ATTGGTCCCAATGTCTCTATCTCAGCAAATGTTCGGGTAGGTTCAGGTGCAAGGCTTATAAGTTGCATTGTCTTGGATGATGTTGAAATTAAG GAGAATGCTGTTGTTTTAAATTCCATTGTTGGATGGAAATCATCTCTGGGTAAATGGGCACGTATTCAG GCAGACGGAGATTACAACTCTAAACTCGGGGTTACAATCCTTG GAGAAGCTGTAACCGTGGAGGATGAAGTAGTTGTGACCAATAGCATTATCCTTCCAAATAAGACCCTTAATGTTAGTGTACAAGACGAGATCATCCTATAA